The proteins below are encoded in one region of Clostridium pasteurianum DSM 525 = ATCC 6013:
- a CDS encoding phage minor capsid protein, which yields MNDKKLKALTDSVKKDINTAEHSILRKMDDVYRQTIYKTHVYLQSGATSLNQAIDMATKDFLDKGVNSIVYKDGKRVNIASYAEMALRTASQRATFLGEGKKRDEWGIHLVVVSAHANTCKLCLPWQGKILIDDVFSHGTKADGDYPLLSEAMAKGLLHPNCRHTLATYFPGITKLPKVPKEDVINANYKAEQRQRAIEREIRRWKRREAGSLDPKDEKMASDKAKELQAKLRQHLKDNPQLRRDYSREKPGPGINNKDVKVNKEPLKTNAENAKIKRDGAVRAKEFSKYWKEASLKDSINRFVPNHTVIKKLEKGKILYMSNDSNIQIVYDIKGNYFRIQDLSIKGKRSYLDLQGNNPTNKIVDGKQKGRSKEEYEPLTHFKNKDGDN from the coding sequence ATGAATGATAAAAAGCTTAAAGCTCTTACAGATTCAGTTAAGAAGGATATTAATACAGCAGAACATTCCATACTTAGAAAAATGGATGATGTATACAGGCAGACAATATATAAAACCCATGTATATTTACAATCTGGAGCTACAAGCTTAAACCAGGCTATTGATATGGCTACTAAGGACTTCTTAGATAAAGGTGTAAATTCAATAGTGTATAAAGATGGTAAGAGAGTAAATATTGCTAGTTATGCGGAAATGGCTCTTAGAACAGCAAGTCAAAGAGCAACTTTCCTTGGAGAAGGAAAAAAGCGTGATGAATGGGGTATACATTTAGTTGTTGTATCAGCTCATGCAAATACCTGTAAATTGTGTTTACCCTGGCAAGGGAAAATACTCATAGATGATGTATTCAGTCATGGCACTAAAGCTGATGGAGATTATCCACTCTTAAGTGAAGCTATGGCCAAAGGATTATTACACCCTAATTGTAGGCATACATTAGCAACTTACTTTCCAGGCATAACAAAATTGCCTAAAGTACCTAAGGAAGATGTAATTAATGCTAATTATAAAGCAGAGCAAAGGCAGAGAGCTATTGAAAGGGAAATAAGAAGATGGAAAAGACGTGAAGCTGGTTCTTTAGATCCTAAAGATGAAAAGATGGCTAGTGATAAAGCTAAAGAATTACAAGCTAAACTAAGGCAGCACTTAAAGGATAATCCACAGCTTAGAAGAGATTACAGCAGGGAAAAACCTGGACCAGGAATAAACAATAAAGATGTAAAGGTAAATAAAGAACCATTGAAAACTAATGCTGAAAATGCTAAGATAAAAAGAGACGGTGCTGTTAGAGCAAAGGAATTCTCTAAGTATTGGAAAGAAGCAAGTTTAAAGGATTCAATAAATAGATTTGTTCCTAATCATACAGTTATTAAAAAATTAGAAAAAGGTAAGATATTATATATGAGTAATGATTCTAATATCCAAATAGTATATGATATTAAAGGTAATTATTTTAGAATACAGGATTTATCTATAAAAGGGAAAAGAAGTTATTTAGATTTGCAAGGAAATAATCCAACCAATAAGATTGTGGACGGTAAGCAAAAAGGTAGAAGCAAGGAAGAATATGAGCCACTAACACATTTTAAGAATAAGGATGGTGATAACTAA
- a CDS encoding phage scaffolding protein: MNKEQFIALGLTEEQAKKAAEASQEELKSYVEKQKFDTVSEENKNLKTTVKENAAQLENLKKSAGDNEELKTQIASLQTENQEKETKYQEQLKDLQLSNAIKLSIAGKVQDEDIVSGLIDKTKLILGDDGKVTGLDEQLKGLKESKAFLFKEEKPADPTDPKPGFHVGGDGKSNQQQLKPTNLFEAVASHFQNTANSQK; the protein is encoded by the coding sequence GTGAATAAAGAGCAATTTATAGCACTAGGACTTACAGAGGAACAGGCTAAAAAGGCGGCAGAAGCTTCACAGGAGGAGTTAAAGTCTTATGTTGAAAAACAAAAGTTTGATACTGTTAGTGAGGAAAATAAGAATCTCAAAACCACCGTAAAAGAAAATGCCGCTCAGCTTGAAAATCTTAAAAAGTCTGCAGGAGATAATGAAGAGCTTAAAACTCAGATAGCAAGCTTACAGACTGAGAATCAAGAGAAAGAAACAAAATACCAGGAGCAACTTAAGGATTTACAATTAAGCAATGCAATTAAGTTATCCATAGCTGGTAAGGTCCAGGATGAGGATATAGTTTCAGGACTTATAGATAAGACAAAACTTATCTTAGGTGATGATGGAAAGGTTACTGGTCTTGATGAACAACTTAAGGGATTGAAAGAATCTAAGGCTTTTTTATTTAAAGAAGAAAAACCAGCAGACCCTACTGACCCTAAACCAGGATTCCATGTTGGCGGAGATGGTAAAAGCAATCAACAGCAATTAAAACCAACAAATTTATTTGAAGCTGTAGCATCACATTTTCAAAATACAGCAAATTCACAAAAATAG
- a CDS encoding major capsid protein, which produces MPITLAEASKNVQDDLQTGVIDEFRKNNFLLDNLTFDDVVSPTGGGATLTYAYTRLLTQPTAGFREVNEEYSPQTVTKQRYFADLKIFGGSFEVDRIIAGMGGITNEVTLQMAQKIKAAQALFNDTVINGDSAVDAKAFDGLEKALAGSSTEYDPGTAIDLSSSATVDTNWKLFLDQLDEFLMGLDGSPSFIAGNTKLIAKLRACARRAGMYQTTKNDFGIQVESYGNIPWIDLGAKSGTNDPIVPISSVAGSEGHTSLYAARLGLDGFHGISMAGQPPVRTWLPDYTTAGAVKKGEVEMVAGVALKATKAAGVMRKIKVA; this is translated from the coding sequence ATGCCTATAACATTAGCAGAAGCAAGTAAAAACGTACAAGATGATTTACAAACAGGGGTCATTGATGAATTTAGAAAAAATAACTTCTTACTTGACAATTTAACCTTTGATGATGTAGTTTCTCCTACTGGTGGAGGTGCAACTCTAACTTATGCATATACAAGATTACTTACTCAACCTACAGCAGGATTCAGAGAAGTAAATGAGGAATACAGCCCACAAACTGTTACTAAACAGAGATATTTTGCAGATTTAAAGATATTTGGTGGAAGCTTTGAGGTAGACAGAATTATAGCTGGTATGGGTGGAATAACCAATGAGGTTACTTTACAGATGGCACAAAAGATTAAAGCCGCACAAGCACTTTTTAATGACACTGTAATTAATGGCGATAGTGCTGTAGATGCAAAAGCTTTTGATGGATTAGAAAAGGCTCTTGCTGGGAGTTCAACTGAGTATGATCCAGGTACAGCAATAGACCTTTCAAGTTCTGCGACTGTAGATACTAACTGGAAACTATTCTTAGACCAACTAGACGAGTTCTTAATGGGGCTTGATGGTTCGCCAAGTTTTATAGCTGGAAATACTAAGCTTATTGCAAAATTAAGAGCATGTGCAAGAAGAGCAGGAATGTACCAAACTACTAAAAATGATTTTGGTATTCAAGTAGAAAGCTATGGTAATATTCCATGGATTGATCTTGGAGCTAAGTCCGGCACTAATGATCCAATTGTTCCTATATCATCAGTTGCAGGTTCAGAGGGGCATACCAGTTTATATGCTGCAAGATTAGGACTTGATGGATTCCATGGTATTTCTATGGCAGGTCAACCACCAGTAAGAACATGGCTACCAGATTATACTACAGCAGGAGCAGTTAAAAAGGGTGAAGTTGAAATGGTTGCAGGTGTGGCGCTTAAAGCTACAAAAGCAGCTGGAGTAATGAGAAAAATAAAAGTAGCATAG
- a CDS encoding phage minor capsid protein: protein MADENKNPYSLREIFQRMELDLISALKRTFFRHKEEQIKEGFEWEQWQLSKLRNIEKYRKENQKIIGEYSAPIQKTIDDVLEESFNAGENRVEKAAEKAKKEYPEIDLPKDLKPINTDKKLLKLVWSLYLIYCQKLYPKKHLRIIHLRRRIISLA, encoded by the coding sequence ATGGCTGATGAAAATAAGAACCCATATAGCCTTAGAGAAATATTTCAAAGAATGGAACTGGACCTAATTTCTGCATTAAAAAGAACTTTTTTCAGACATAAGGAAGAGCAAATAAAAGAAGGTTTTGAGTGGGAACAGTGGCAGCTATCCAAACTTAGAAATATTGAGAAGTACAGAAAAGAAAATCAGAAAATCATTGGAGAATACAGCGCCCCTATACAGAAAACCATTGATGATGTGTTAGAGGAAAGTTTTAATGCTGGAGAAAACAGGGTAGAAAAAGCTGCAGAGAAGGCAAAAAAAGAGTATCCAGAAATTGATTTGCCAAAAGACTTAAAACCTATAAATACTGATAAAAAACTCTTGAAACTGGTATGGAGCCTTTATCTGATATATTGCCAAAAGTTATACCCGAAAAAGCACCTAAGAATAATCCACCTCCGCAGGAGAATAATTTCTTTGGCATGA